One part of the Dysidea avara chromosome 10, odDysAvar1.4, whole genome shotgun sequence genome encodes these proteins:
- the LOC136236983 gene encoding chondroitin sulfate synthase 1-like isoform X2, with translation MVRLNFQDISTFLVGVTIGYLTVGSLMKSLNEASGRGEVAANGTLLIAIVTADKFLQQRTETINMTWAQTALEMGVQVLFFTGEVSSQSSVGDFPIIRLPGVDDTYPPQKKVFKMLQYLQRYHMQHYKWLLRADDDLYVRVKELVSFLNTLDHHQKLYMGQPGLGKPDDLERLKLYSYEHFCMGGPGVIFSSSLLSSLVEHLDYCLQNVVSYNEDVEIGRCISRQLNIQCTWAYDLSRLFYMDYSKGEFFKTEAVYKDKKLPNALTVHAFKKPLEMYKIHQFFIEADLNKTIAETSRLEKELTKVQKVTKKHRAYAQEK, from the exons ATGGTGCGATTAAACTTTCAAGATATCTCCACTTTTCTGGTGGGAGTTACAATCGGTTATTTAACTGTAGGGTCGCTGATGAAGAGTTTAAACGAGGCGTCTGGGCGAGGCGAAGTTGCAGCCAACGGAACTTTACTCATCGCGATCGTCACTGCCGATAAGTTTCTGCAGCAAAGAACTGAAACTATAAACATGACATGGGCTCAGACTGCTTTAGAAATGGGTGTTCAAGTATTGTTCTTCACTGGAGAAGTTAGCTCGCAGTCTAGCGTGGGCGATTTTCCTATAATTCGCCTCCCCGGCGTGGATGACACCTACCCTCCACAGAAAAAGGTTTTTAAAATGTTACAATACCTCCAGAGATACCATATGCAGCATTACAAGTGGCTATTACGAGCAGACGACGACCTTTATGTCAGAGTTAAAGAGCTAGTTAGTTTCCTCAATACACTGGACCACCACCAGAAGTTATACATGGGGCAACCTGGTTTGGGAAAACCAGATGATTTGGAGAGACTGAAATTGTACTCGTATGAGCATTTTTGTATGGGAGGACCTGGTGTCATATTTAGCAGCAGTTTGTTGTCAAGTTTGGTAGAACATCTGGACTATTGCTTGCAGAATGTGGTATCATATAATGAGGACGTTGAAATAGGCAGGTGTATTAGCCGACAGCTTAATATCCAGTGTACTTGGGCCTATGAT CTTTCCAGGTTGTTCTACATGGACTACTCTAAGGGAGAGTTTTTCAAGACTGAAGCAGTTTATAAAGACAAAAAACTTCCAAATGCATTGACAGTACATGCATTTAAGAAACCGCTGGAGATGTACAAAATTCATCAGTTTTTCATTGAAGCTGACCTAAACAAGACGATAGCAGAAACCAGTAGATTAGAAAAAGAATTGACTAAAGTACaaaaagttacaaagaaacatcgGGCCTATGCACAAGAGAAATGA
- the LOC136236985 gene encoding ribulose-phosphate 3-epimerase-like has protein sequence MPCTCKIGPSILNADLSCLADQSNHLMECGADYLHLDVMDGHFVPNITFGAPLVKCLRAKVPNAFFDMHMMVSEPERWVKDMADAGADQYTFHLEATKDPVALIQLIRQHGMKVGIAIKPGTSEKELLPYIDQVDMALVMTVEPGFGGQKFMSDMMPKVEFLRQQYPSLDIEVDGGLSPKTIEEAAKAGANMIVSGSAVVKSDDPKTVIMQLRTVVESWIPKWPTT, from the exons ATGCCTTGTACGTGTAAAATTGGCCCTTCCATCCTAAACGCGGACTTATCATGTTTGGCAGATCAGTCTAATCATCTGATGGAATGCGGAGCGGATTATCTTCACCTTGATGTAATGGACGG ACATTTTGTGCCTAACATTACCTTTGGAGCTCCTTTGGTTAAATGTCTGAGAGCTAAAGTACCTAATGCATTCTTTG ACATGCATATGATGGTTTCTGAGCCAGAAAGG TGGGTTAAAGATATGGCAGATGCTGGAGCCGACCAGTACACTTTTCACCTAGAGGCAACTA AGGATCCTGTTGCTTTGATACAATTAATCCGCCAGCATGGAATGAAG GTTGGTATAGCCATCAAGCCTGGAACATCTGAGAAGGAATTGCTTCCTTACATTGACCAAGTTGATATGGCATTGGTGATGACGGTTGAGCCAGGATTTGGTGGTCAGAAGTTTATGTCGGATATGATGCCAAAGGTGGAATTCTTACGTCAGCAATATCCCTCACTTGACATCGAGGTTGATGGAGGATTGTCACCTAAAACTATTGAGGAAGCAGCTAAG GCTGGTGCTAACATGATAGTATCTGGTAGTGCTGTAGTGAAGAGTGATGATCCCAAAACTGTTATAATGCAACTCAGAACTGTCGTTGAATCCTGGATACCTAAATGGCCGACCACTTGA